The sequence AGGACTAAGGGGAACCAAACATGGCAAGTCTGCAGCGAGTCTACATTTCATCTCATTCCATTTCTATTGTTAACGTGAGAAAACTCCCTCTTTCTACAGGAAAACTTACAGGTAAAGAGGTAACAAACATTCATAGACTCGGCTTCAATGGGAAAATCCGACCATAACCTCATTTTTCCAAATATTAAATCCCTTTGGCTGGGAAGCCAGAATGTAATCACAACTCAGTCCTAACTAAAACAGTGCAAGgataacaatcaaataaaaacGTTTCTCAATGAATAGCTGTCTAAAGTGATTTCCTAACTGTTCCCCAAGAAAATTTGCTCGCAACAAAAGGTACTATCAATCAATGTACTTTATCTATGAATCACTTTTCAGATTTAGGCAGAATCCAAAGGAAACTATTATTTCCCTTGTAAgatatcattttcatttttcattcacAATATTGTTGAGGTTTGCTTCAGCATATCTCTCAAACTTCACATGAATGGAGTGAAATCTgactaaattatagaaaattgaTCATCAGCATCAATCGTTCTCACAAATGCTAATACTAACCTGGCATAAGCTCACTTTGCGGAAACAAACTTCGTAGCATGTCCTCTCTTTCCACAAGAAAGTCCTCCGCACTAAGAGAATCACTAATCCCACTCTCTTCAACAAAGACGCGAGCAGCTTCTATAGCTTTCATACCCATCATCTTTGCCTTAAGTGACCAATCAAAAGTTTTATTAAACCTAGCCAGTATTTTCTCTTGTACTTCAGTGTAAAACCCCTCGGTATCTGCAGCAAAAGTGTTGCCAATTAAATTCACGAAACTTTAACAGAAAGTCTCTCTAGATCTAGTAGAACAGTTAAATAAGTACATCAGATGCTACACAAACCAAACATTCAAGCCCAGTCCATTCAAGCGGTAATCAAATCACAATTTCAATCATGTACATAATTTAGCTTTGTAGAATGCAGGATGAATGTTATAGAAACCAATGCCGAATAAAAAAACACTAAACCACTAACAAGGAGCAGTGAAGGATATGCAAACATGATCAACAGATCCGAAAGATAGAAACGATTCgatagaaaatgaaaagacaATAGTAAGGGGTGAAGAAAGGGAGGAGAATGTAATTGAGGAATTTACCCAATAAGAGTCCGTCCATATCAAAGATAATGTGAGTGATGGATCCTCTGGAAGTACTGTCGGGGGAGAGATTCGCCATTGAAACTGTGGTTGCAGTGGGATTTGGGAATTGCAATTGAGAAAAATTGAGAATTTTGGAATTGGGAAAGCGTCTGAAGTTTTGAAAGAGTCTAGTAGAAGTGGGAGAGGGGATCTGCAAAAGTTGAAGCATAGCAAAGAATAAAGTCAAGGCTTTTAGCAATAGCGGGAACGAGAATTAGATGGTAGTAAAGATTAGGGTAATTGACATTTTTAGCCCCATTTCAATTTTACTTTGGAAACAAGGaccattttaaaaaacaatatatttttgGACCCCTCAATT comes from Benincasa hispida cultivar B227 chromosome 2, ASM972705v1, whole genome shotgun sequence and encodes:
- the LOC120070780 gene encoding (DL)-glycerol-3-phosphatase 2, translating into MLQLLQIPSPTSTRLFQNFRRFPNSKILNFSQLQFPNPTATTVSMANLSPDSTSRGSITHIIFDMDGLLLDTEGFYTEVQEKILARFNKTFDWSLKAKMMGMKAIEAARVFVEESGISDSLSAEDFLVEREDMLRSLFPQSELMPGASRLIRHLHAKGVPFGLATGSHRRHFELKTQRHGEIFKLMHHTVLGDDPEVKQGKPSPDIFLAAAKRFEDAPVYPEKILVFEDAPSGVLAAKNAGMKVVMVPDPRLDSSYHGNANQVLSSLLDFNPKEWGLPPFEDSES